One genomic segment of Brassica napus cultivar Da-Ae chromosome A3, Da-Ae, whole genome shotgun sequence includes these proteins:
- the LOC125607073 gene encoding classical arabinogalactan protein 9-like has translation MAPRRKSRAPSYRDLFGDDGSGTSSSGPSSSGPSSSTAVPDSQPSQRVAWSPPPPQMPPPQMPPPHMPPPPPPAAAPEPVPEGAVHPDLRVPSYAPFARYTVEDLLAQPGREGLDVLDPDRPRGTYW, from the coding sequence atggctcctagaagaaAATCCAGAGCACCTAGTTATAGAGATTTGTTTGGCgacgatggttccggtacatcttcttccggtccatcgtcttctggTCCATCATCCTCCAccgcagttccagactctcagccttctcagagagttgcttggagtcctcctccaccgcagatgcctccaccgcaAATGCCTCCACCGcatatgcctccacctcctcctccagcggctgcacctgagcctgtcccagaaggtgcagttcatccggatttgcgtgtgccttcatatgccccattcgcgagatatacggtagaggatttgcttgcccagcccggacgagagggtttggatgttctagaccccgatagaccccgaggaacttattggtaa